A single region of the Salvia miltiorrhiza cultivar Shanhuang (shh) chromosome 8, IMPLAD_Smil_shh, whole genome shotgun sequence genome encodes:
- the LOC130999091 gene encoding uncharacterized protein LOC130999091 isoform X1, translated as MGNLYALDFDGVLCDSCGESSLSAVKAAKVRWPNLFNGVDSQLEDWIVDQMHTIRPVVETGYENLLLVRLLLETKIPSIRKSSVADGLTIEGILENWTTIKPVIMAEWDENDRDVLIDLFGKVRDEWMDRDFQTWIGANRFYPGVPDALKFSSSKLYIVTTKQGRFADALLRELAGVAIPPERIYGLGTGPKVKVLKQLQEMPENQGLNLHFVEDRFATLKNVIKEPELNKWNLYLGDWGYNTQKERDEAARISRIRLLQLSDFSNKLK; from the exons ATGGGGAATCTCTATGCTCTGGATTTTGATGGAGTGCTCTGCGACAGCTGCGGAGAGAGCTCGCTTTCAGCCGTCAAG GCTGCTAAAGTAAGATGGCCAAATCTATTCAATGGCGTGGACTCACAGTTAGAGGATTGGATCGTTGATCAGATGCATACA ATTCGACCAGTGGTAGAAACTGGATACGAAAATTTATTACTCGTGAGATTGTTGTTGGAGACAAAGATTCCCTCAATTCGGAAGTCCTCA GTTGCAGACGGACTCACGATCGAGGGAATATTGGAGAACTGGACGACTATAAAGCCCGTGATCATGGCAGAGTGGGATGAGAACGACAGAGATGTCCTAATAGATCTTTTTGGAAAGGTTAGGGATGAATGGATGGATAGGGATTTCCAGACATGGATTGGTGCAAATAG ATTTTATCCAGGTGTTCCAGATGCCTTGAAGTTTTCTAGTTCCAAGCTCTACATCGTCACAACGAAGCAG GGTCGCTTTGCAGATGCTCTACTTCGAGAGCTTGCTGGAGTTGCTATTCCGCCTGAAAGAATCTACGGGTTGGGAACCGG CCCTAAAGTAAAAGTTCTTAAGCAGCTTCAAGAGATGCCGGAAAACCAGGGTCTAAACCTACA CTTTGTTGAAGATCGATTTGCAACTCTGAAGAATGTCATCAAAGAGCCCGAGTTGAACAAATGGAACCTATATTTAG GGGATTGGGGTTATAACACTCAAAAAGAGCGAGACGAAGCTGCAAGAATCTCCAGAATTCGACTTCTTCAGCTGTCGGACTTCAGCAATAAGCTCAAGTGA
- the LOC130999091 gene encoding uncharacterized protein LOC130999091 isoform X2: MGNLYALDFDGVLCDSCGESSLSAVKAAKVRWPNLFNGVDSQLEDWIVDQMHTIRPVVETGYENLLLVRLLLETKIPSIRKSSVADGLTIEGILENWTTIKPVIMAEWDENDRDVLIDLFGKVRDEWMDRDFQTWIGANRFYPGVPDALKFSSSKLYIVTTKQGRFADALLRELAGVAIPPERIYGLGTGPKVKVLKQLQEMPENQGLNLQTCKEFQNSLC; this comes from the exons ATGGGGAATCTCTATGCTCTGGATTTTGATGGAGTGCTCTGCGACAGCTGCGGAGAGAGCTCGCTTTCAGCCGTCAAG GCTGCTAAAGTAAGATGGCCAAATCTATTCAATGGCGTGGACTCACAGTTAGAGGATTGGATCGTTGATCAGATGCATACA ATTCGACCAGTGGTAGAAACTGGATACGAAAATTTATTACTCGTGAGATTGTTGTTGGAGACAAAGATTCCCTCAATTCGGAAGTCCTCA GTTGCAGACGGACTCACGATCGAGGGAATATTGGAGAACTGGACGACTATAAAGCCCGTGATCATGGCAGAGTGGGATGAGAACGACAGAGATGTCCTAATAGATCTTTTTGGAAAGGTTAGGGATGAATGGATGGATAGGGATTTCCAGACATGGATTGGTGCAAATAG ATTTTATCCAGGTGTTCCAGATGCCTTGAAGTTTTCTAGTTCCAAGCTCTACATCGTCACAACGAAGCAG GGTCGCTTTGCAGATGCTCTACTTCGAGAGCTTGCTGGAGTTGCTATTCCGCCTGAAAGAATCTACGGGTTGGGAACCGG CCCTAAAGTAAAAGTTCTTAAGCAGCTTCAAGAGATGCCGGAAAACCAGGGTCTAAACCTACA AACATGTAAAGAATTTCAAAACTCTCTATGTTGA
- the LOC130999092 gene encoding uncharacterized protein LOC130999092, which yields MESPTAKFHHHRHLLLLFLLLIAAGKFKFADAAQRKIHITDELDDVVDDEEDDDWRQWGAAKRPDFDPPPPTDFTKMGEMREENMMGPVFGFVKLRPGTRRTSEMVSEMAMKWTKVARTGATEARFSAVDLSTVMFTMPKGRNVLELKEYLLSQPEAYEIKIGDQLFRRPGDPTFDEVFHKLQMEKAKSSDANTMNDERHHEL from the exons ATGGAAAGCCCAACCGCCAAattccaccaccaccgccaccttctcctcctcttcctcctcctaaTCGCCGCCGGAAAATTCAAATTCGCCGACGCAGCGCAGCGGAAGATCCACATTACGGACGAGCTGGACGACGTCGTCGACGACGAGGAGGACGACGACTGGAGACAATGGGGCGCGGCGAAGCGACCCGACTTCGACCCGCCGCCGCCCACCGACTTCACCAAAATGGGCGAAATGAGGGAGGAAAATATGATGGGGCCTGTTTTCGGATTCGTTAAACTCCGACCCGGAACTCGTCGGACTTCG GAGATGGTATCAGAAATGGCTATGAAATGGACCAAGGTGGCAAGAACCGGAGCAACGGAGGCCAGGTTCAGCGCCGTTGATCTCAGCACGGTCATGTTCACCATGCCAAAAGGTCGAAACGTTTTGGAG TTAAAAGAATACCTGTTGAGCCAACCGGAGGCTTATGAGATCAAGATAGGCGACCAGCTCTTCAGAAGACCGGGAGATCCTACGTTCGATGAAGTTTTTCACAAGCTCCAGATGGAGAAGGCTAAAAGCTCCGATGCCAACACCATGAACGACGAGAGGCATCACGAGCTTTAG